Genomic segment of Ruegeria sp. TM1040:
AGCCATAGGCGCCAAAGGGAGAGGTGCCGGCGGTGCCGATCCATTTGTTCCCCCCCTGATGGCGGCCTTCTTGCTCCTTCAGGCGCTCCTTGAGTGTCTCCATCAGCTTGTCAAAACCGCCCAGAGCCTCAATCTCGGCGCGTTCTTCAGGCGAGAGATGTTTCTCCGCCATCTTGCGCAGCCACTCTTCGGGAATGTCCACGGCGTCCATCACAGCAGAGGCGGGGATCTGGTCGAGGCCTTCAAAGGTGGCGGCAAAGGCGCGGTCGAATTTGTCGAGGTTGCGCTCGTCTTTGACCATGACGGCGCGCGCGAGGTAGTAGAACGCCTCCACGTCATAGGTGACGAGACCCGCCTTCAGCCCTTCGAGAAAGGCGAGATATTCGCGCAAGGAGACCGGCACGGCGGCGTTGCGCAGGTTCTCGAAGAAGGGTTGAAACATGGGGGCTCCGTCGGTTTGGGGCAGGTCAGCGTCAGATCATCATGCGGTGGGTGACGATGGTGGCGAACAGGCCGAGAATACCAAAGATCATGCCGTAGACAGCCCCGTATTGCAGCATATCGGCAAGATTGCCGCCACGTTTACGGGCCTTATAGGCGCCAAGGGCAGCACCAACGAGCAGGGCGAGGATGACGATCATGTAACACAGGTCCAAAATTCGGGGTGTCCGGGTCTGCGATAGGCGACACGAACGACCGGTGGGGCTTTGGCGTGGATATAGCCCGGCTTTGGCGCAGGTGCAAAGGTCAGCGACGCCGGGAAGGACCGGCTGCGGCAACCTCACGCGGCGTCATCGCGATGACCGCGCCCGGACCATTGCCATAGAGTGCCCATCCGGCACTCTCTGCGCGCAGGGCGGTCGCGCGGCGACGGTCGCCGCGGCTCTCGGCGATATGCGCCTTCAGGGTCAAAAGCGTGGCCATCAGGGCGGCGTTCTGGCTGGTTTGCGCAGCGCCATAGGCGGTATCGATCAACTGTTCGGCGCGCGCGATATTGCCCGCGCGCAGCGCATAGGCAGCAAGGCGGGACTGGTTGAGGGCGCGATGCGGCGCGGTGTCCGGCCCGGTGCCGAGGTAATTGAGCGCGGTGCGAAAATGCGCTTCGGCCTGCTCGGGGGCAGATGTTTCCAGCGTCCGCCCGATCAGGAAATGCCCAAAGGCGCGGCGGTGATCCTGCCAGCCCTGCGCCTCGGCGATATGGGCAGCCGTATGGGCGGCGCGCACGCGCTGGGCGCGTGTTGCGGAGCCACCGAGCGCAGTCTCGACCGCCGAAGTCCAGGCGCTGGGGGTCTGGGGCAGCGGGGCTGGGGCGCGGCGGGCGCCGGCAGGGTTGAGCCGCGAAAGGATCGCGGGCAGGCGCGCGGCGACCTCTTCGCGAGTCATGCCGGTTTTGAGGGAGGGGTCGTAGGTTGCGCGCAGCATCAGCATGTCAAAGCCGGTCAGCACCGCATGTACATTGTCGTCGTTAAAGACCGAATCTCGCAGGCGATAGAGGTCATTGAGCGGCCCCAGCGCCTGCGCCAGTTCCTCGTGCAGGCAGTCGCGCAGCTCTTGCGGGTTCACATCATTGGGCACAAAGATCGCCAGCCGCTCGCGGTTGCGCAGGTTTTTCCAGTCGGTTTGCGGCAGGCGGCGCGCGCGGCGGTATTCCTCGATCGAGCTGACATTTGGTACCACGAAACAGGCGGCATGCGGCAAAAGACGTTGAATGCGCGCGCGGCTCACGGCCTCGATGGTCACGGAGGCGGGCACCTCGCCTTGCGTGCGCAGGCGGACGTTGATCCCGGCCTCGCGGCGCAGGCGCGTCAGCAGTGCCTCAAGATCCATGCGCAGCGTGGCGGGGGCGGTGCCGGTGACCGCGACGCTCACCGGGCCTTCGAAACGGGTGAAGACCGGCATGGTGGTGCCGCCCTCAAGACGAAAATGCAGATCGAGAAAATCCCGCGCCATATCCGCATTGGAGCGCAGCGGCGGCGAAGCCGCGCGGGTGGCAAAGGTGCGGATGGGGGGCAGGTCCATCGCCAGTGAGGCCGACGCGCGCGAGGGCGGCGTCTCGGCGGGGGTGCAGGCCAGCAGGAGCGCGCAGCCCAGAAAAACCGTCTTGAGGCGCAGCGCCCGGAGCGAAGGCAAGACGCGTTCGAGCGCGCCCCAGGGGGAAGAAAAGGTCACATGCACGTCTCTGGTCCGCCTTGGCAAGATCCGGGATCATCTCCCGGCCAAGACACCCAGTATGAACATGATTTGGGCAAAAATTTGAAGTCGGGTCCGATTTTGATGGCAGATAGGGCCGGTGTGCAGCCGGCCCGCATCAGATCATCATCAGCGCCCACGTCGCGCCATAAAGGCGAGGCGTTCAAACAAATGCACATCCTGTTCGTTCTTGAGCAAGGCACCGTGCAGTTTTGGCAGCGCATTTGCTCCGTCGCGTTTCAGATCCTCGGGGCTCAGGTCTTCGGCCAACAGGAGTTTCAGCCAGTCGATCACCTCCGAGGTGGAGGGTTTTTTCTTGAGCCCCTGTGTGTCGCGGATTTCGTAGAATTGCGTGAGCGCCGCCGACAAGAGGTCGGGTTTGATGTCGGGGTGATGCACTTCGACGATTTTCTTCATCGTCTCGGCATCGGGGAAGCGGATGTAATGGAAGAAACAGCGCCGCAAAAACGCGTCGGGCAGCTCTTTTTCGTTATTGGAGGTGATGATCATCACGGGGCGATGTTTGGCGCGGATGGTTTCGCCGGTCTCGTAGACGTGAAACTCCATCTTATCGAGTTCCTGCAAGAGATCGTTGGGAAACTCGATATCGGCCTTGTCGATTTCATCAATCAGGAGCACGACTTTCTCGTCGGCCTCAAAGGCCTCCCAGAGCTTGCCTTTCTTGATGTAGTTCTTGACGTCATGCACGCGCTCTTCGCCGAGCTGGCTGTCACGCAGACGTGACACCGCATCGTATTCATAGAGCCCCTGCTGCGCGCGGGTGGTGGATTTGACGTTCCACTCGATCATGCGCAACCCAAGGGCGTCTGCCACCTGTTTGGCGAGCTCGGTCTTGCCGGTGCCCGGCTCGCCCTTGACCAGCAAGGGGCGCTCCAGAGTGACCGCAGCATTCACTGCAACTTTCAGGTCTTCGGTTGCCACATAGTCCTTAGTGCCCTGAAATAACATGAACTCTCCCTCCGGTTGCGCCTTAGTATTGCCGAATTGGCATGTCAGGCTCCGGTATAAGCACAGCGAGTGACTATTGTGTAGTGACATTCGCGGCACTTGGGATTAAACGCTGCGGCATGGGGGAGCCAGAATGCTTGGAAAATTTGAAGAGACCAAGATGATGGGCCAGACCGAAGGAGCCGAAATGAAGCAGGACGTGTTTCTGCCGGAGGACTATCGCCCGGCCGAAGACGAGCCGTTTATGAATGAACGGCAAATGGAGTATTTTCGACGCAAGTTGTTGAATTGGAAAGCCGAGCTTTTGGATGAAAGCCGGGATACCATCGAGGGCCTGCAGGAAAATACGCGCAAC
This window contains:
- a CDS encoding DUF2927 domain-containing protein, translated to MTFSSPWGALERVLPSLRALRLKTVFLGCALLLACTPAETPPSRASASLAMDLPPIRTFATRAASPPLRSNADMARDFLDLHFRLEGGTTMPVFTRFEGPVSVAVTGTAPATLRMDLEALLTRLRREAGINVRLRTQGEVPASVTIEAVSRARIQRLLPHAACFVVPNVSSIEEYRRARRLPQTDWKNLRNRERLAIFVPNDVNPQELRDCLHEELAQALGPLNDLYRLRDSVFNDDNVHAVLTGFDMLMLRATYDPSLKTGMTREEVAARLPAILSRLNPAGARRAPAPLPQTPSAWTSAVETALGGSATRAQRVRAAHTAAHIAEAQGWQDHRRAFGHFLIGRTLETSAPEQAEAHFRTALNYLGTGPDTAPHRALNQSRLAAYALRAGNIARAEQLIDTAYGAAQTSQNAALMATLLTLKAHIAESRGDRRRATALRAESAGWALYGNGPGAVIAMTPREVAAAGPSRRR
- a CDS encoding AAA family ATPase, giving the protein MLFQGTKDYVATEDLKVAVNAAVTLERPLLVKGEPGTGKTELAKQVADALGLRMIEWNVKSTTRAQQGLYEYDAVSRLRDSQLGEERVHDVKNYIKKGKLWEAFEADEKVVLLIDEIDKADIEFPNDLLQELDKMEFHVYETGETIRAKHRPVMIITSNNEKELPDAFLRRCFFHYIRFPDAETMKKIVEVHHPDIKPDLLSAALTQFYEIRDTQGLKKKPSTSEVIDWLKLLLAEDLSPEDLKRDGANALPKLHGALLKNEQDVHLFERLAFMARRGR